Sequence from the Enhydrobacter sp. genome:
ACGGTCGACCGGATCAGGGCGATGCTGCCCGACCTGCAGGCGGCGATGCCCAATGACGTCGACGTGTCGGTGGTGTCGGACCGGACCACGACCATCCGCGCCTCGCTGCGGGAGGTCGAGCACGCGCTGACCATCGCGGTAGTCCTCGTCGTGCTGGTGACCTTCGCGTTCCTGCGCTCGTTCCGCGCCGGATTGGTGCCGTCGGTCGCCGTGCCCGTGTCGTTGGTGGGCACTTTCGGCGTCATGTACCTGCTGGGCTACAGCCTCAACAACCTGTCGCTCATGGCGCTTACCATCGCGGCCGGCTTTGTGGTCGATGACGCCATCATCGTGCTCGAGAACATCCAACGGCACATCGAGCAGGGCATGTCACGAGCGGAAGCCGCTCTCCTGGGTGCCCGGGAGGTCGGCTTCACGGTCGTCTCCATGACGCTGTCGCTTGTCGCGGTGTTCGTGCCGATCCTGTTGATGGAGGGCATCGTCGGGCGATTGTTCCGTGAATTCGCCATGACCCTGTCGATCGCCATCGTGATCTCGATGGTGGTTTCGCTGACCACCACGCCGATGATGTGCGCCCACGTGCTCAAGCCGCCGGGCCCGGAACGTCCACCGGGGAGACTGTCCCGGTTCGCCGAACGTCGCTTCGCGGGCATGCATGCCTTCTACGGGCAGACGCTCGGCTGGGTGCTGCGTCATCCGCGGCTGACGATGCTGGTGTTTCTCGGCACCGTCATCCTGAACATCCAGCTCTACGTGACGATTCCCAAGGGCTTCTTCCCGCAGCAAGACACCGGCCGCATCGTTGGCTTCATCCGGGCGGACCAGAGCATCTCCTTCCAGTCGATGCGCGGCAAGTTCCGCCAGTTCATCCGCATCATGGGAGAGGATCCCGCGATCGAGAGCGTGGCGGGCTTCACCGGCGGGTTTCAGACCAACACGGGGTTCGTCTTCGCCACGCTCAAGCCGCTCAAGGAGCGCGACATACCGGCCGACCAGGTGATCGCGCGTCTGCGGATCAAGCTTGCACAAGTGGTCGGCGCCAATCTTTTCCTGCAGGCCGTGCAGGACATCCGGATCGGCGGCCGCCAGAGCAGTTCGCAGTACCAGTTCGCCCTGCAGGCGGACTCACTGGCAGAGCTCTACGAATGGGCGCCGAAGCTTGTGGAGGCGCTGCGCCAGGACACCTCGGTCATCACCGACGTCGATTCGGATCAGCAGCAACGCGGGTTGCAGATCGACCTGACGATCGACCGCGACGCGGCGAGTCGTCTGGGGGTGAGTACGAGATCGATCGCCGCGACGCTCTACGACGCCTTCGGGCAGCGACAGGTGTCGACGATCTACAATCCGCTCAACCAGTATCACGTCGTCATGGAAGTGGCGCCGCAGTACTGGGCCAGCCCCGAGACACTGAAGGAACTCTACGTCAGCACCAGCGGCGGTACGATCAGCGGCGCGTCGGCGACGTCCGCCATCGTCACCGCGACCAGTGTTCAGGGAACGTCCGCCGATCCGGCCGCAGCCGTGCGCAATCAACGCACCAACCAGATCGCAGTCGGCGGTCGGGGCGCGGCCTCGACCGCGGCCGCTGTCAGCACGGCTCCGGAGAGGATGATTCCCTTGATGCAGCTGACGCGCGCCGAGTTCGGCACGACGCCGGTGTCGGTCAGCCATCAGGGCTTGTTCCCGGCGACGACCGTGTCCTTCAATCTGGCAGTCGGCAGGAAGCTGAGCGACGCGGTCGACTACGTGAATGCGACGATGCGCGAGATCGGGGTGCCAGCCACCATCCATGGCTCCTTCCAAGGCACGGCGCGCGCCTTCCAGCAGTCGCTGAACAACCAGTTGCTGCTCGTGCTGGCGGCGCTGGTCACGATCTACATCGTGCTCGGCGTCCTCTACGAGAGCTACATCCATCCTCTCACCATCCTGTCGACCTTGCCGTCGGCTGGCCTCGGCGCGCTGCTCGCGCTGCAGTACTCCCAGGTCGAGTTCAGCATCATCGCCATGATCGGCGTGTTGCTGCTGATCGGCATCGTCAAGAAGAACGCCATCATGATGATCGACGTGGCGCTCGAGCGCGAGCGCAACCAGGGGCTCGACCCGCGCACCGCCATCCACCAGGCTTGCCTGCTGCGCCTCCGCCCGATCCTGATGACCACGGTCGCGGCCATGCTCGGGGCGTTGCCGCTCGCGGTCGGCTTCGGCGACGGCGCCGAGTTGCGACGGCCGCTCGGCATCGCGATCATCGGCGGCCTTGCCGTCAGCCAGATCCTGACCCTCTACACGACCCCGGTAATCTATCTCTATCTCGACCGCTTTCGCCGGCGCGATCGCGATCCAGCGAGCCGGCTGGCGCGGCGCATGGGCGGCTTCGAGGCGCACGCATGAGGCCGTTGCGCTGTGCTTCCGTTTTCATGGCCTCGCTGGTCCTGTCGGGATGCCTCATCGGGCCGGACTACGAACGGCCGTCGCCGGCGACCGCGCCAACGGTTTCCTACAAGGAAGTGCTTGGCGTCGACTTTCGACCGGCGATGCCGCGCGAGACCGTGGACCGGGGGCCGTGGTGGACACTGTATGGCGACGCCGAACTCGATCATCTCGCCGCCCAGGTCGACGTGTCCAACCAGACGCTCAAGCAGAGCGAGGCCGCCTATCGGCAGGCCGTGGCGTTGATCCGCCAGAGTCAATCGCCGCTCTATCCCACGGTCGGCTTCTCGGGGTCCATGCAGCAGACCAGCTCCAGCTCCGGCACGCGCAGCGCGAGCGGCACTGTCGGCAACTCGGTCGGCCAGTATGCCGTTGGCGGCAGCCTGACTTGGGAGGTCGACGTCTGGGGTCGTATCCGCCGTACCATCGAGAGCGATTCGGCGGCGGCGCAGGCGAGCGCCGCCGATCTGGCGGCAGCTCGCCTGTCCATCCAGTCCAATCTCGTGGCCAACTACTTCTCGCTGCGGATTTCGGACGAACGCCGCGCGCTCTACCAGCGGTCGATCGCGGCCTACGCGCGCTCGCTGGAGATCGTGCGCAATCAGATGAATGCCGGGATCGCCTCCCGGCTCGACCTGGCGCAGGCGCAGACCATCCTGGAGCAGACGCGCGCCCTCTACGTCGCCGAGGGCGCCAATCGCGCCCAGTTCGAGCATGCCGTCGCCGCCCTGATCGGCCGCGCGCCGGCCGAACTCAGCATCGCCCAAGGCACGCCGCCTGGCGACGTTCCGACTCTCGACGCCGGCGTGCCATCGGCGCTGCTCGAACGGCGGCCGGACGTGGCCTCGGCGGAACGGCAGATGGCGTCGGCCAACGCGCAGATCGGCGTGGCCCAGGCAGCCTACTTCCCCGACTTCACCTTCACGGCCAGCATCAACTTCCTGAGCACGGTGATCGGCAATCTGTTACAGATCGGCTCGGCCGTATGGTCGCTCGGTCCACAGCTGGCCGGCACCCTGATCGACGGCGGCGCCCGCGGCGCCCAGGTCGAAGGCGCGCGAGCCAACTACGACCGCACGGTGGCGCAATATCGGCAGACCGTTATCGCTGCCTTCCAGCAGGTCGAGGACGCGCTCGCCCAGCAGCGCTATCTGGCCGAACAGGAGGCGATCCAGCGTCGCGCAGTCGCGGCGGCGCGCGATGCCGAGCGGCTGTCGATCAATCAGTATCAGGCGGGCACGGTCGCCTACACGACGGTGATCCAGGCGCAAACGACGGCGCTCGGTGCCGAGCAGACCCTGATCAACATTCGCCTCGCCCGCTTCACCGCCAGCGCCAATCTCGTGTCGGCGCTGGGCGGCGGCTGGCGCGAGCAGGACTTGCCGCCACCGGTGCCGGTCGCCGGTTCGGAAACGAGCCGGCGGGTCAAGAAGGCGAGCTGGTGGCCGTTCTGACTACAATCGGTCCTTGTGCTCAACCATTTTCCAGAAGGTGTTCTTGGCCACGATCTTGTCGCCGCGGAAGGTATAGATGTCGCAGCCCTCGTAGTTGAGGTCCTCGCCGTCGGCGCCCTTGCCTTTCACCGTCCAGACCGAGATCGCCCGATCGCCGGCGAAGATGTACTCCTTGTGGTCCCAGCGCATGTCGGGGATCACCTCGAAGCGGTCGGCCAGCGCCTTGCGGATGGCGGCCTTGCCGGCCAGCGTGCGGCCGACGGGCTCGGGCCCGCGCGCCAGCCAGAAAGTGGCATCGTCGGTGAAATGGCTGACGATCCGCTCGACATCGCGACTGTTGAAGGCTGCGGAAATATCCTTCATCAACTTGGCGTCGACAGGCATGGCGCTCCTCCTTCGTTTGCGGCCGATCATGGCATAATCCGGGGGCGATGGCCGAGCCGACGATTCGCAAGATCATTCATCTCGACATGGACGCCTTCTACGCGTCCGTGGAGCAGCGCGACGCCCCCTCGCTGCGCGGCAGGCCGGTCGCGGTGGGCGGTGCGCGCGAGCGCGGCGTGGTCATGGCGGCGAGTTACGAGGCGCGGCAATTCGGCGTTCGCTCGGCGATGGCTTCGGCGACCGCGCGCCGTCTCTGTCCCGAGCTGTCGTTCGTCAAACCTCGCTTCGACGTCTACAAGCAGGTGTCGCAGCAGATTCGCGCGATCTTCCTGGAGTACACGCCGCTGGTGGAGCCGCTGTCGCTCGACGAAGCCTATCTCGACGTCACGACCAATCTCAGGAACATCCCGCTCGCGTCCGAGATCGCCCGCGAGATCCGGGCCCGCATCCTCGCCGAGACGGGGCTGACCGCGTCGGCCGGCATCTCCTACAACAAGTTCCTGGCCAAGCTCGCTTCGGACCACCGCAAGCCCAACGGCCAGTATGTCATTCCGCCCGAGCGCGGACCGGCCTTCGTCGAAGGACTGCCGGTCGGGCGGTTCCATGGCGTGGGGCCGGCGACCGAAGCCAGGATGAAGCGGTTGGGCATCCACACCGGCGCCGATCTCAAGGCCCAGTCGCTCGAATTCCTGACGCAGTATTTCGGCAAGTCGGGTCCCTGGTATCACGCCATCGCACGCGGCGAGGATCATCGTCGCGTCGTCCCCGACCGGCCGCGCAAGTCGATCGGCTCGGAGACCACTTTCCTCCGGGACCTCGGCACGCCGGCCGAGCTCGAGGAGGGGGTTTGCTCGGTACTCGACGACGTCTGGGGTTACTGTGAGCGCACCGGAATTTCCGGCCGCACCGTGACGGTGAAGATCAAGTACGCCGACTTCCAGATCGTGACCCGCAGCCGGACCCTGCCGTCGCTTCTGTCGAGCCGCGAGGAGCTGGAACGGACCAGCGTCGAACTCGTGCGCTCGATCCTGCCGCTCGAGAAGCGCGTGCGCCTGCTCGGCGTGTCGCTGCACAATCTTGACCGGCCGCAGGAGGCGGCACCCTCGCCGCAACTCACCCTCGGCCTGTCCTGACGGGTGTTGGTGCCCGCCTCGGGAGCTTCAACCGTCGACGTCCGCGATCAGGCGCCTGATCTGCGCGGCGTCGGGATAGCCGCCGAAACCTGCCTGGACGTTGTCTTTCATGTGCTGCGGCCGGCTGGTACCGGGAATGACGCAGGTGACGGCGGGATGCGCCAGCACGAACTTGAGCAGGAGTTGCGCCCAACTCGTGCAGCCGATCTCGCCGGCCCAGTCCGGCAACGGCCGCGGCAGGAGGCGGCGCAGGAGCCCGCCGCCGCCGAACGGCTGGTTGACGATCACGGCAATGCCGCGCTCGGCAGCGAGCGGCAGGAGCCGACGCTCGACGGCACGATCGTCGACGGCGTAGTTGAGCTGCACGAAGTCCCATTTCTCCGTTCGCATCACGGCTTCCAGCTCGGCATGCGCCGAATCGGTGTAGTGCGTGATGCCAAGGAACCGGATGCGCTTCTCGGCCTTCCAGGCGCGCAAGGTCGGCAAATGGGCGCGCCAGTCGACGAGATTGTGGATCTGCATGAGGTCGATACGCTCGGCACGCAGCAGGCGCATCGACTGCCGCATCTGGGTGATGCCGTTGTCGCGCCCGCTGGTCCAGACCTTGGTGGCGATGAAGGCCTTGTCGCGCATGCCCGCGGCGGCGAGCAGCTCGCCGACAACGCCTTCCGATGCACCGTACATCGGCGAACTGTCGATCACGGAGCCGCCTGCCTCGAACAACGCCCTGAGGACTTCGGCAAGCGGTGCACGGGCGGCCGGATCGGCACCGACATCGAAGGTCCGCCAGGTGCCGCAGCCAACGATCGGAAGGGCCTCACCCGTGGAGGGGATGGTGCGCTTGTGCATGAGTTCTCCAGACTGCGCCCGTGCTGCCCCGGCGAGAAGTCCGGCCACGCCGAGTTGAATG
This genomic interval carries:
- a CDS encoding efflux RND transporter permease subunit, producing the protein MNLAAPFVARPVATTLLTVGIMLAGLMAFTKLAVAPLPKVEFPTIQVQASLPGASPETVATSVTTPLERRLGAISGVTEITSTSTVGNSRITLQFDLSRSIDGAARDVQAAINAARVDLPRDLRSNPVYRKINPAAAPAIVLALTSDTIGQGRLYDAASNILQQKLSQVSGVGQVAIGGSSLPAVRAEIDLGALTQYRIGLESVRAALAAANANTPKGAIEVGDTRYQIYTNDQSRTAEEYRPLIVAWRNGAPVRLSDVAEVIDATENIRNEGQANGKRSVLVIVYMQPNANIIETVDRIRAMLPDLQAAMPNDVDVSVVSDRTTTIRASLREVEHALTIAVVLVVLVTFAFLRSFRAGLVPSVAVPVSLVGTFGVMYLLGYSLNNLSLMALTIAAGFVVDDAIIVLENIQRHIEQGMSRAEAALLGAREVGFTVVSMTLSLVAVFVPILLMEGIVGRLFREFAMTLSIAIVISMVVSLTTTPMMCAHVLKPPGPERPPGRLSRFAERRFAGMHAFYGQTLGWVLRHPRLTMLVFLGTVILNIQLYVTIPKGFFPQQDTGRIVGFIRADQSISFQSMRGKFRQFIRIMGEDPAIESVAGFTGGFQTNTGFVFATLKPLKERDIPADQVIARLRIKLAQVVGANLFLQAVQDIRIGGRQSSSQYQFALQADSLAELYEWAPKLVEALRQDTSVITDVDSDQQQRGLQIDLTIDRDAASRLGVSTRSIAATLYDAFGQRQVSTIYNPLNQYHVVMEVAPQYWASPETLKELYVSTSGGTISGASATSAIVTATSVQGTSADPAAAVRNQRTNQIAVGGRGAASTAAAVSTAPERMIPLMQLTRAEFGTTPVSVSHQGLFPATTVSFNLAVGRKLSDAVDYVNATMREIGVPATIHGSFQGTARAFQQSLNNQLLLVLAALVTIYIVLGVLYESYIHPLTILSTLPSAGLGALLALQYSQVEFSIIAMIGVLLLIGIVKKNAIMMIDVALERERNQGLDPRTAIHQACLLRLRPILMTTVAAMLGALPLAVGFGDGAELRRPLGIAIIGGLAVSQILTLYTTPVIYLYLDRFRRRDRDPASRLARRMGGFEAHA
- a CDS encoding efflux transporter outer membrane subunit, translating into MRPLRCASVFMASLVLSGCLIGPDYERPSPATAPTVSYKEVLGVDFRPAMPRETVDRGPWWTLYGDAELDHLAAQVDVSNQTLKQSEAAYRQAVALIRQSQSPLYPTVGFSGSMQQTSSSSGTRSASGTVGNSVGQYAVGGSLTWEVDVWGRIRRTIESDSAAAQASAADLAAARLSIQSNLVANYFSLRISDERRALYQRSIAAYARSLEIVRNQMNAGIASRLDLAQAQTILEQTRALYVAEGANRAQFEHAVAALIGRAPAELSIAQGTPPGDVPTLDAGVPSALLERRPDVASAERQMASANAQIGVAQAAYFPDFTFTASINFLSTVIGNLLQIGSAVWSLGPQLAGTLIDGGARGAQVEGARANYDRTVAQYRQTVIAAFQQVEDALAQQRYLAEQEAIQRRAVAAARDAERLSINQYQAGTVAYTTVIQAQTTALGAEQTLINIRLARFTASANLVSALGGGWREQDLPPPVPVAGSETSRRVKKASWWPF
- a CDS encoding nuclear transport factor 2 family protein, whose product is MPVDAKLMKDISAAFNSRDVERIVSHFTDDATFWLARGPEPVGRTLAGKAAIRKALADRFEVIPDMRWDHKEYIFAGDRAISVWTVKGKGADGEDLNYEGCDIYTFRGDKIVAKNTFWKMVEHKDRL
- the dinB gene encoding DNA polymerase IV, yielding MAEPTIRKIIHLDMDAFYASVEQRDAPSLRGRPVAVGGARERGVVMAASYEARQFGVRSAMASATARRLCPELSFVKPRFDVYKQVSQQIRAIFLEYTPLVEPLSLDEAYLDVTTNLRNIPLASEIAREIRARILAETGLTASAGISYNKFLAKLASDHRKPNGQYVIPPERGPAFVEGLPVGRFHGVGPATEARMKRLGIHTGADLKAQSLEFLTQYFGKSGPWYHAIARGEDHRRVVPDRPRKSIGSETTFLRDLGTPAELEEGVCSVLDDVWGYCERTGISGRTVTVKIKYADFQIVTRSRTLPSLLSSREELERTSVELVRSILPLEKRVRLLGVSLHNLDRPQEAAPSPQLTLGLS
- a CDS encoding aldo/keto reductase → MLLSRAHFIQLGVAGLLAGAARAQSGELMHKRTIPSTGEALPIVGCGTWRTFDVGADPAARAPLAEVLRALFEAGGSVIDSSPMYGASEGVVGELLAAAGMRDKAFIATKVWTSGRDNGITQMRQSMRLLRAERIDLMQIHNLVDWRAHLPTLRAWKAEKRIRFLGITHYTDSAHAELEAVMRTEKWDFVQLNYAVDDRAVERRLLPLAAERGIAVIVNQPFGGGGLLRRLLPRPLPDWAGEIGCTSWAQLLLKFVLAHPAVTCVIPGTSRPQHMKDNVQAGFGGYPDAAQIRRLIADVDG